One Salinimonas marina DNA segment encodes these proteins:
- a CDS encoding sulfite exporter TauE/SafE family protein, whose protein sequence is MTEISLMGALLIGLAGGVHCVGMCSGIAGALRFATPTAHSHWPYTLSYNAGRILSYTLFGAVAGFVGQLSVQGVPGSFPILKVLSALLLLAMAAYLGRWWLGLRKLEQAGAVIWKHIQPLSKRFIPFRHPIAALPYGMIWGWLPCGLVYSALSWSMISGNPTTGALVMLCFGLGTLPALLASSIGASWLASSLQRPWLRQSVAIFLALYALFLVGSVFLGQAGILPAHHH, encoded by the coding sequence ATGACCGAGATTAGTCTTATGGGCGCGCTTCTTATCGGCTTAGCCGGCGGAGTGCACTGTGTGGGAATGTGTTCGGGTATTGCCGGCGCCTTGCGCTTTGCTACCCCCACTGCCCATAGTCACTGGCCCTACACCCTGAGCTATAACGCCGGGCGCATTTTAAGCTACACCTTATTTGGGGCAGTGGCAGGCTTTGTGGGCCAGCTCTCGGTCCAAGGTGTGCCGGGCAGCTTTCCGATATTAAAAGTGCTCAGCGCCCTGTTATTACTTGCCATGGCGGCTTATCTGGGCCGGTGGTGGCTGGGTTTACGTAAACTCGAACAAGCCGGCGCGGTTATCTGGAAACATATACAACCGCTGTCTAAGCGCTTTATTCCGTTTCGTCACCCCATTGCCGCCTTGCCCTACGGCATGATTTGGGGATGGCTACCCTGTGGACTGGTGTATTCCGCACTAAGCTGGTCCATGATCAGTGGCAACCCGACCACAGGTGCATTAGTCATGCTGTGCTTTGGCCTGGGCACCCTGCCGGCGCTGTTGGCAAGCAGCATCGGTGCTTCCTGGCTGGCCAGCTCACTTCAGCGCCCCTGGTTAAGACAATCGGTGGCCATATTCCTGGCCCTGTATGCGCTGTTTTTGGTTGGTTCTGTGTTTCTGGGTCAGGCTGGGATCCTGCCTGCGCACCATCATTAA
- a CDS encoding ATP-binding protein gives MAAKKIRAKERDAIIQSLKSGVTPKVGIQHIQVGRGNELKALIADIDRVTEGGSAFRLIIGEYGSGKTFFLSVVRAIALERKLVTVNADLSPDRRVHASSGQARNLYSELMRNMSTRNKPDGNALTSVVEKFITEARKEADNNGKDITTVIQEKLSSLSELVGGYDFSKVIEAYWTGHETDNETLKNNAVKWLRAEYATKTDARKDLGIRGIISDASFYDSLKLMSLFVRQAGYEGLLVNLDEMVNLYKLNSTQARVSNYEQILRILNDCLQGSAEYLGFLLGGTPEFLLDPRKGLYSYEALQSRLAGNTFAKQAGVIDYSSPALHLASLTPEELFILLKNLRHVYASGDETQYLVPDESLKAFLVHCSKTIGEAYFRTPRNTIKAFLDMLAVIDQNPSISWDSLIAKIDIVEEKPSDVELDIESEEDGLADFKL, from the coding sequence ATGGCAGCCAAAAAAATTAGAGCTAAAGAGCGAGATGCTATTATCCAGTCGCTTAAATCCGGTGTTACGCCAAAGGTAGGGATACAGCACATACAAGTCGGCAGAGGCAACGAGTTAAAAGCTCTGATTGCGGATATAGATCGGGTTACTGAAGGTGGCTCAGCTTTTCGTTTAATTATTGGTGAATATGGTTCCGGTAAAACTTTCTTCTTAAGTGTTGTCAGGGCTATAGCTTTGGAGCGGAAACTGGTAACTGTGAATGCTGATTTATCTCCGGATAGACGTGTTCATGCATCATCTGGACAAGCCAGGAATTTATACTCTGAGCTCATGCGGAATATGTCCACTCGCAATAAGCCTGACGGTAATGCTTTAACGAGCGTAGTAGAAAAGTTCATTACTGAAGCGCGAAAAGAAGCTGATAATAACGGTAAAGATATCACCACTGTAATTCAAGAAAAGTTATCTTCATTGTCAGAACTAGTGGGAGGATACGACTTCTCTAAAGTGATTGAAGCTTACTGGACTGGACATGAAACAGACAATGAGACGCTAAAAAACAATGCAGTAAAATGGTTAAGAGCCGAATATGCAACTAAGACCGATGCACGCAAAGATCTTGGGATTAGGGGTATTATTTCTGATGCATCGTTTTACGATTCTTTAAAGCTAATGAGCCTATTCGTGAGGCAGGCAGGCTACGAGGGCTTATTGGTTAACCTCGATGAAATGGTAAACTTATACAAACTCAATAGTACTCAAGCGCGAGTGTCGAACTATGAACAGATCTTAAGAATATTAAATGACTGTTTGCAGGGATCTGCGGAGTATCTAGGCTTTTTACTCGGGGGAACACCTGAGTTCTTACTTGACCCAAGAAAAGGCTTATATAGCTATGAAGCACTGCAATCACGCCTAGCTGGTAATACATTTGCAAAACAAGCTGGTGTTATTGATTATTCTTCGCCTGCGCTACATTTAGCTAGCTTGACGCCTGAAGAGTTATTTATTCTTCTGAAAAATCTGAGGCATGTTTATGCGTCTGGCGATGAAACACAGTATTTAGTGCCGGATGAATCCCTTAAGGCATTTTTAGTACATTGCAGTAAAACAATTGGTGAAGCCTATTTCAGAACTCCAAGAAATACCATAAAAGCCTTTTTAGATATGCTCGCAGTAATAGATCAAAATCCAAGTATTTCATGGGATAGCTTGATTGCGAAAATTGATATTGTGGAAGAGAAACCATCGGATGTTGAGCTTGATATCGAATCAGAAGAAGATGGACTAGCTGATTTCAAATTATGA
- the ccoS gene encoding cbb3-type cytochrome oxidase assembly protein CcoS — protein MNIIYVLIPLAVIIVAIAIAVFFWAVRSKQFEDLDRQGYSILFDDDLSEQEKKLADERKALNDRD, from the coding sequence ATGAATATTATTTATGTGCTGATCCCGTTGGCGGTAATCATCGTCGCCATCGCCATTGCAGTATTTTTCTGGGCAGTACGCAGTAAACAGTTCGAAGATTTGGACCGCCAGGGCTATAGCATTCTGTTTGACGACGATTTGTCCGAACAGGAAAAAAAACTGGCTGATGAACGTAAGGCGCTCAATGACCGAGATTAG
- a CDS encoding tellurite resistance TerB family protein, which yields MATYSRYLGKADTTKDDLAALMLLPSAIANSQPSPLVETFKAWAKTIISENEGLTDVAEFWLQTGLPKPEAINKKESELICSLANFANVGVAPDLKYHHAKLKLDGKIVLFTPGHENGFIPSHTFNQVGVALRLGAMVASIDGFVDESESTELRKLIAHDEKLTDTEKRSLQAYLTWRLATPSDNTGLKNRLSSLGAKEIEFVKRFIISIALADGNVDNKEVKQIEKLYTNLGLDKDTVSSDIHQLTTSNHQSVSGRESSSEFSIDEAILALHESQTTEAKSMLEEIFTSEEDNESESLKLAESSNDINGLDQAHSQLFEKLCTQAHWSRNEVARICGDLNLMIDGAIETINDWAFDLVDAPVIEDDGEIYIDQEIVEEIREL from the coding sequence TTGGCAACTTACAGTCGATATTTAGGTAAAGCTGACACAACCAAAGATGACTTAGCAGCATTAATGTTACTTCCTAGTGCCATCGCGAATAGTCAGCCTTCTCCATTAGTCGAAACTTTTAAAGCTTGGGCAAAGACTATTATTTCTGAAAATGAGGGATTGACAGATGTTGCCGAATTTTGGTTACAGACAGGATTACCGAAACCAGAAGCCATCAACAAAAAAGAAAGTGAATTGATTTGTAGTCTGGCAAACTTTGCGAATGTTGGGGTTGCTCCTGATTTAAAGTATCACCACGCGAAACTTAAGTTAGATGGGAAAATCGTGTTGTTTACACCAGGTCATGAAAACGGTTTTATCCCCAGTCATACATTTAACCAAGTAGGTGTGGCCCTTCGGTTAGGAGCGATGGTTGCCAGTATAGATGGTTTTGTTGATGAATCAGAAAGTACTGAGTTACGAAAGCTCATAGCGCATGATGAAAAGCTAACAGATACAGAAAAGCGCTCTTTGCAAGCATATTTGACATGGCGCTTAGCGACACCCTCCGACAATACCGGTTTGAAAAATCGACTTAGTAGCTTGGGTGCAAAGGAGATTGAGTTTGTTAAGCGGTTTATTATTTCTATAGCACTTGCTGATGGCAATGTTGATAACAAAGAAGTAAAACAGATCGAGAAACTCTATACGAATTTAGGGTTGGACAAAGATACAGTATCGAGTGATATACACCAACTAACTACGAGTAATCATCAATCAGTTTCCGGCCGCGAAAGTTCATCCGAATTTTCCATTGATGAAGCTATCTTAGCGCTTCATGAGAGTCAAACTACAGAGGCGAAAAGTATGCTAGAGGAGATATTTACCTCTGAAGAAGATAATGAAAGTGAAAGTTTAAAACTTGCTGAATCTTCAAATGATATTAATGGATTAGATCAAGCTCATAGCCAGCTTTTTGAAAAGCTCTGTACTCAAGCGCACTGGAGCCGTAATGAAGTGGCTAGAATATGCGGTGATCTTAATCTTATGATTGATGGTGCAATCGAAACCATTAATGATTGGGCGTTTGATTTAGTCGATGCGCCAGTGATTGAAGATGATGGCGAAATATACATCGATCAAGAAATAGTCGAAGAAATAAGGGAGTTATAG
- the uspE gene encoding universal stress protein UspE — protein sequence MINYQTIMAVIDNDLDSQPAFSRALELAEKTDATLVALLVVYDFSYEMTTMLSGNEREAMRSAVLKSQRDWLEEEIRRYTERPVELIVKWESRAFEAIIRTAAECDADIVLKGSRKADDLASVIFTPTDWHLLRKCPTPVLMVKAHAWPPQGNIIAAVNVGTEDPEHAQLNDKITDIAKDYASLLTGNVHLVNAYPHAPVSIAVEIPEFDTEAYHHAVQKHHQQEMDRHSTRYELPAEQCHVREGLPEKVVAQMAHSLDAELVIIGTVGRVGLSAAFIGNTAERVIDALHCDVLAIKPDGFESPVT from the coding sequence ATGATTAACTACCAAACCATAATGGCGGTGATTGACAATGATCTTGATAGTCAGCCCGCCTTTTCGCGTGCTCTTGAGCTTGCCGAAAAAACCGACGCGACCCTGGTTGCGTTGTTGGTGGTGTATGATTTTTCTTATGAAATGACCACCATGCTATCCGGCAATGAACGTGAAGCCATGCGCAGTGCTGTTTTAAAATCCCAGCGTGACTGGCTGGAAGAAGAAATCCGGCGCTATACCGAGCGGCCGGTAGAGCTTATTGTTAAATGGGAAAGCCGCGCGTTTGAAGCAATTATCCGCACAGCGGCAGAATGTGATGCCGATATTGTTTTAAAAGGCAGCCGTAAAGCCGATGATCTGGCCTCGGTGATCTTTACACCCACCGACTGGCATTTACTCAGAAAATGTCCCACTCCGGTACTGATGGTAAAAGCCCATGCCTGGCCGCCCCAGGGCAACATTATTGCCGCAGTAAATGTGGGTACCGAAGATCCTGAGCATGCCCAGCTTAATGATAAAATAACCGATATTGCCAAAGATTACGCCAGTTTACTGACCGGTAATGTACATCTGGTTAATGCTTATCCTCATGCACCGGTGAGTATTGCCGTAGAAATTCCCGAGTTCGACACCGAAGCCTATCATCACGCTGTACAAAAGCATCACCAGCAAGAGATGGATCGCCACAGCACCCGCTATGAGCTACCGGCCGAACAGTGCCATGTGCGTGAAGGGCTACCCGAAAAAGTTGTGGCACAAATGGCCCATAGCCTGGATGCTGAATTGGTGATTATTGGTACCGTAGGCAGAGTCGGTTTGTCGGCGGCGTTTATCGGCAATACCGCCGAGCGGGTCATTGATGCCCTGCACTGTGATGTGCTGGCCATTAAACCCGATGGCTTTGAATCGCCGGTAACCTGA
- a CDS encoding site-specific integrase, producing MKVSVYPVGSRRFVAFVDENEIPIYPLANAFIYDVFLNASFSTKQRIAQELKIVLGYFESHGIDLEKRIAAGTLLSSTEISKFYGQLMLRKDSFERTQRISIIPSVQSKNIRNAIAASLHDSCKVSVETRSGRVRTLRKYLEFLFSHFHGDQFPPQGLINAFETMCCKLKAKESYTNTKSSAQPVELVESVIPNDIYQQFLQIIIPSNVNNPFKSSKLRNYLILSIMEQAGIRRSEVCKIKISDCQFHDEYNKIKVYSYPDDKSDPRINRPDKKTGRSHMSGIKPSLMKDIEFYISHVRNKFTASKKHDFLFVAEKNSHGTAGLPITREMVNYMFSRVSTSLNFKIHPHLLRHKWNERLSEIAKKKGLDREYTEDLRRNAMGHAPDSQMGRVYNDKHEQLIAIELMTRHQEKIDGSKE from the coding sequence ATGAAAGTAAGTGTTTACCCAGTTGGTTCAAGACGGTTTGTAGCTTTTGTTGATGAAAATGAGATCCCGATTTACCCGCTTGCAAATGCGTTCATCTATGATGTCTTTTTAAATGCGTCTTTTTCTACTAAACAGCGTATTGCTCAAGAGCTAAAAATTGTGCTGGGATACTTCGAATCACACGGAATCGATTTGGAGAAAAGAATAGCTGCTGGAACACTATTGTCTTCAACTGAAATCAGTAAATTCTATGGCCAGTTGATGTTAAGGAAAGATTCTTTTGAGCGAACGCAGAGGATATCTATAATTCCGAGCGTTCAAAGTAAAAATATCAGAAACGCTATCGCTGCATCGCTCCATGACAGTTGTAAAGTCTCTGTCGAGACTCGTTCTGGGCGAGTTAGAACGCTCAGAAAATACCTAGAATTTTTGTTCAGTCACTTTCATGGGGATCAGTTTCCCCCGCAAGGTCTCATCAATGCATTCGAAACGATGTGTTGCAAGCTAAAGGCTAAAGAGAGCTATACGAACACGAAGAGTTCAGCACAGCCAGTCGAATTAGTGGAAAGCGTCATTCCTAATGATATTTATCAGCAATTCCTACAAATTATAATTCCAAGCAATGTAAACAACCCATTCAAGTCATCTAAGTTAAGAAATTATTTAATTCTCTCAATAATGGAACAGGCAGGTATTCGGCGAAGTGAAGTATGTAAGATAAAGATATCAGACTGTCAATTTCATGATGAGTACAACAAAATAAAAGTGTACTCCTATCCTGATGATAAGAGCGACCCTCGTATCAATAGACCTGACAAGAAAACTGGAAGATCTCATATGTCTGGAATCAAACCAAGCTTAATGAAGGATATAGAGTTTTATATCAGCCATGTAAGAAATAAGTTTACTGCTTCCAAAAAGCATGATTTTCTCTTTGTTGCAGAAAAAAACAGTCACGGAACTGCTGGATTACCTATCACAAGAGAAATGGTTAACTACATGTTCTCTCGAGTCTCAACTTCGTTGAATTTCAAAATTCACCCTCACCTCTTAAGACATAAATGGAATGAACGATTAAGTGAAATAGCAAAGAAAAAAGGGTTAGATAGAGAATACACAGAAGACCTCAGAAGAAACGCGATGGGTCATGCGCCTGATTCGCAAATGGGGAGAGTTTATAATGACAAACATGAGCAATTGATTGCAATCGAACTAATGACAAGGCACCAGGAAAAGATTGATGGGTCAAAAGAATAA
- a CDS encoding DEAD/DEAH box helicase, producing MIDEHEKLDFRVQQWIFKQGWDRLREIQCLAIDPILTGCTDVLISASTAAGKTEAFFLPAISTIAEDKRGVGILYISPLKALINDQDRRLESLADILDLQVTPWHGDSAQGRKSKLKRNPSGIVLITPESLESLLIRDSGWVKSAFQNLKHIVIDEFHAFIGTERGHHLLSLLHRLEHLLGRLKTPIPRTALSATLGELETVPLSLRPNKSLPCKIIKQTQSSASLKMQVKGYIETNTAVGDAVRAEQLVCNDLYELCRGGNHLVFANSRSRTEILAAVLADMCESNAVPNEFFPHHGSLSKEMRETLEARLQQEKLPTTAICTMTLELGIDIGKVNSVVQVTAPHSIASLRQRMGRSGRRGGASILRMLITENELTKQSSIVDKLRLELVQSLAMVRLLVASKWYEPADSLLLHFSTLLHQILALTAQWGGIRADQIYSLLCKDGPFQHVTVAHFKCLLSHMGNTELITQLGSGELVLGHAGEKITNHYSFYAVFKTPEEFRIVSGSKTLGTLPVDSLILEGQHIVFAGKRWVVELVDVEKKVIFVNRAKGGQPPKFGGAGMAIHDVVRQEMFKILSESDYKIKVGEHRIEFADEIAQSLFQEAAKFFQTANLVKNNFIQQGNRTVILPWAGDKVVNTIVAVLISKGFAAGAFAGVIEIEKADSQDVINALKSFQTDGTISANELAESIPEKAIDKFDEYLPESLLIHGYGAKAFDIDNAKIKVEELLEVY from the coding sequence ATGATAGATGAACACGAGAAGCTGGATTTTCGTGTACAGCAGTGGATTTTTAAGCAGGGCTGGGATCGCCTACGAGAAATTCAATGCCTAGCGATTGATCCTATCTTGACTGGTTGCACTGATGTACTCATTAGCGCTTCTACAGCAGCAGGCAAAACGGAAGCGTTTTTTTTACCTGCGATAAGCACTATTGCAGAGGATAAGCGGGGCGTCGGGATCTTATATATAAGTCCCCTAAAGGCGCTAATAAACGACCAAGATAGAAGGCTTGAAAGTCTAGCAGATATACTAGACCTACAAGTTACGCCTTGGCACGGTGATAGTGCTCAAGGCCGGAAATCAAAGCTTAAACGAAATCCTTCTGGCATCGTTTTAATAACACCTGAGTCATTAGAGTCACTATTAATACGGGATAGTGGTTGGGTTAAATCTGCTTTTCAAAATTTAAAACATATTGTAATTGACGAATTTCACGCATTCATAGGGACTGAACGTGGTCATCATTTGTTGAGTTTACTTCACCGATTAGAGCATTTACTTGGTCGCCTAAAAACTCCTATACCCAGAACAGCATTAAGTGCCACTCTTGGCGAATTAGAGACCGTACCACTCTCTCTTAGGCCAAATAAATCATTACCATGCAAAATAATCAAGCAAACGCAATCTTCGGCTTCGCTAAAAATGCAGGTCAAGGGCTACATTGAGACCAATACAGCAGTAGGTGATGCCGTGCGAGCTGAGCAGCTTGTCTGTAATGATTTATATGAACTTTGCCGAGGTGGTAACCATCTAGTCTTTGCGAATAGCAGAAGTCGTACTGAAATTCTTGCAGCAGTATTGGCCGATATGTGTGAGAGTAACGCAGTACCAAATGAGTTTTTTCCTCATCATGGTTCCCTTTCAAAGGAAATGAGAGAAACATTAGAAGCTCGGCTACAGCAGGAAAAGCTCCCAACTACTGCAATTTGTACCATGACCTTGGAGCTTGGTATTGATATTGGAAAAGTTAATTCAGTTGTGCAAGTTACAGCGCCTCATTCGATAGCTAGTTTGAGGCAAAGAATGGGGCGGTCAGGAAGGCGCGGTGGTGCAAGTATTCTAAGGATGCTGATTACCGAGAACGAACTGACAAAGCAATCCAGTATTGTAGATAAGTTACGTCTGGAGCTAGTTCAGTCATTAGCGATGGTCAGACTATTAGTTGCTAGTAAATGGTATGAACCGGCTGACTCCTTACTATTGCATTTCTCGACACTTCTGCATCAAATATTAGCGTTAACTGCCCAGTGGGGAGGAATAAGAGCTGATCAAATATATAGTTTACTGTGTAAGGACGGCCCGTTTCAGCATGTTACCGTCGCTCATTTTAAATGCTTATTGTCCCATATGGGCAATACTGAATTAATTACTCAGTTAGGTAGTGGAGAGCTAGTTTTAGGGCATGCAGGCGAAAAAATAACGAATCATTATAGTTTTTACGCCGTATTTAAAACACCTGAAGAATTTAGAATTGTTTCAGGCAGCAAAACCTTAGGAACACTTCCTGTAGATAGCTTGATTTTAGAAGGTCAACATATCGTTTTTGCAGGAAAAAGGTGGGTGGTTGAATTAGTTGATGTGGAAAAAAAGGTAATATTTGTCAACCGCGCTAAAGGAGGGCAACCACCTAAATTTGGCGGTGCTGGAATGGCGATTCATGATGTGGTTCGACAAGAAATGTTTAAAATACTGAGTGAGAGCGACTACAAAATAAAGGTTGGCGAACACCGAATAGAGTTTGCGGATGAGATTGCACAATCATTGTTTCAGGAAGCGGCTAAATTTTTCCAAACAGCTAACCTTGTAAAAAACAATTTTATTCAGCAAGGTAATAGAACTGTGATCCTCCCCTGGGCTGGCGATAAAGTTGTAAACACTATCGTTGCTGTACTGATCAGCAAGGGTTTCGCTGCCGGAGCATTCGCAGGAGTGATCGAAATTGAAAAGGCCGATTCACAAGATGTAATCAATGCACTTAAGAGTTTTCAGACTGATGGCACAATATCTGCGAATGAGTTAGCAGAGTCAATTCCCGAAAAGGCGATCGATAAGTTTGATGAGTATTTACCTGAATCTCTACTTATACATGGTTATGGCGCAAAAGCGTTTGATATCGACAATGCCAAGATTAAAGTCGAAGAACTATTGGAAGTTTATTGA